A stretch of DNA from Deinococcus radiophilus:
CGCCGATCTCCGCACGGCCAGCAACTGCAATTGCCCCAGCCGAAAATTCCCTTGTAGGCACGCCCTGGACTTGCTCGTCTCATCAGACGGAGTCCATGGCTGCCCACAGCAGAATTGTGTCAAGCCGTAGAGCAACGCTGCCTCAGCTTCTCCGGTCCTGGATCAGACAGCATTACTATGAATGACCCATGACCCCAGCCTCTCCCCTCTCCGGTCCCCTGAGTGGCCTCAGGGCCGTTAGCCTGGCAACCAACCTGCCTGGTCCGGTGGCCACGGCGCTACTGAGGCGTGAAGGCCTGCACACCACCAAGGTTGAGCCGCCCGCCGGCGACATGCTGGCCCAGACTGCGCCGGAACTTTATGCTGAACTGGCT
This window harbors:
- a CDS encoding SWIM zinc finger family protein — protein: MVAADLRTASNCNCPSRKFPCRHALDLLVSSDGVHGCPQQNCVKP